A genomic segment from Lentimicrobiaceae bacterium encodes:
- a CDS encoding DUF805 domain-containing protein, translating to MKQIIETFKNVVTKNYANFKGRANTREFWSFVLVMIIINIIFSILTNISGGAKALYWIFLILQIIVQLALLVPSLAVGVRRMHDIGKGGGWIFINLIPIIGSIWFIILAIKPSEEGENRFDKK from the coding sequence ATGAAACAAATTATTGAAACTTTTAAAAACGTTGTAACAAAAAACTATGCAAACTTCAAAGGTAGAGCCAATACAAGAGAGTTTTGGTCTTTCGTATTAGTAATGATTATTATTAATATCATATTTAGCATATTAACAAACATATCTGGAGGAGCAAAAGCTCTTTATTGGATATTCCTAATCCTTCAAATAATAGTCCAGCTAGCGCTACTAGTACCTTCATTAGCTGTTGGTGTCCGTCGTATGCACGATATTGGTAAAGGTGGCGGATGGATATTTATCAACTTGATACCTATTATTGGCTCGATTTGGTTCATAATCCTTGCTATTAAACCTAGTGAAGAAGGAGAAAACAGATTTGATAAAAAGTAA